One genomic region from Cellulomonas hominis encodes:
- a CDS encoding flavodoxin domain-containing protein: MASRHGATAEIGSAIADVLRADGHTVDEAAPEEVVDLTGYDAVVLGSAVYTAHWLPAARDFGARFAADLRDRTVWVFSSGLATQPAASANSPHELLALMQNVGALGHRAFAGRLLRSELAFAERALIAGARAKEGDHRDFDAVRGWAGQLAEHLRAVAPAPAQTV, translated from the coding sequence GTGGCCTCGCGCCACGGTGCCACCGCGGAGATCGGCTCGGCGATCGCGGACGTGCTGCGCGCCGACGGGCACACCGTCGACGAGGCCGCGCCCGAGGAGGTCGTCGACCTCACGGGGTACGACGCCGTCGTGCTCGGCTCCGCCGTGTACACCGCGCACTGGCTGCCCGCCGCCCGCGACTTCGGCGCGCGGTTCGCCGCCGACCTCCGCGACCGGACCGTCTGGGTGTTCTCCTCCGGACTCGCCACGCAGCCCGCCGCGTCCGCGAACAGCCCGCACGAGCTGCTCGCGCTCATGCAGAACGTCGGGGCCCTCGGGCACCGGGCGTTCGCCGGGCGCCTGCTGCGCAGCGAGCTCGCGTTCGCCGAGCGCGCGCTCATCGCGGGGGCCCGCGCCAAGGAGGGCGACCACCGGGACTTCGACGCCGTGCGCGGCTGGGCCGGGCAGCTCGCCGAGCACCTGCGGGCCGTGGCGCCCGCGCCCGCGCAGACCGTCTGA
- a CDS encoding PRC-barrel domain-containing protein, translated as MILSDLLDARVLGDDGAPLGYVVDVRFVLDGPPDGPLAAPRLHGLLVSPRTGTSFLGFERRDVRSPWPIARWYRWRHRGTFLAHWSDVAAVDDAGVHLRAGARRYDAMLPGPTHRQPAEPEHTGD; from the coding sequence ATGATCCTCAGTGACCTGCTCGACGCCCGGGTCCTGGGCGACGACGGCGCGCCGCTCGGCTACGTGGTGGACGTCCGGTTCGTGCTGGACGGCCCGCCCGACGGCCCGCTGGCCGCGCCGCGGCTGCACGGGCTGCTGGTGAGCCCGCGCACGGGCACGTCGTTCCTCGGCTTCGAGCGCCGGGACGTGCGGTCGCCCTGGCCGATCGCCCGCTGGTACCGCTGGCGGCACCGGGGCACCTTCCTGGCGCACTGGTCCGACGTGGCGGCGGTCGACGACGCCGGCGTGCACCTGCGCGCCGGCGCGCGGCGGTACGACGCGATGCTGCCGGGGCCGACGCACCGGCAGCCCGCCGAGCCCGAGCACACCGGCGACTGA
- a CDS encoding HIT family protein, with amino-acid sequence MATLFTRIIDGEIPGRFVWADDRAVAFGTIAPITDGHVLVVPRAEVAQLTDADDDLLAHLVVVAKTIGRAQQAAWDAPRAALLVAGFEVPHLHLHVLPAWGEAELSFTNARHDVPAEQLDAAAERLRDALRAAGEGAHVPAALGSPAL; translated from the coding sequence ATGGCCACCCTGTTCACCCGCATCATCGACGGCGAGATCCCCGGGCGCTTCGTCTGGGCCGACGACCGGGCGGTGGCGTTCGGGACCATCGCGCCGATCACCGACGGCCACGTGCTCGTCGTGCCGCGGGCCGAGGTCGCCCAGCTGACCGACGCCGACGACGACCTGCTCGCGCACCTCGTGGTGGTCGCGAAGACGATCGGCCGGGCGCAGCAGGCCGCGTGGGACGCCCCCCGCGCCGCGCTGCTGGTCGCCGGGTTCGAGGTGCCGCACCTGCACCTGCACGTCCTGCCGGCGTGGGGCGAGGCCGAGCTGAGCTTCACGAACGCCCGGCACGACGTCCCCGCGGAGCAGCTCGACGCGGCCGCCGAGCGCCTCCGTGACGCCCTGCGCGCCGCGGGCGAGGGCGCCCACGTCCCCGCGGCCCTGGGCTCCCCCGCCCTCTGA
- a CDS encoding DUF1697 domain-containing protein has product MADDATVPPGERLLVLLRAVNVGGTSTLPMAELRAAATALGHADVATHLATGNLLLTPAAGSPATLGGLTARLTADLADRVGRPLALTVRTRAQVEDVVAANPYPDAAADDPSHLVVVFLDGPAAQDGTADLGRYGRERATWRGAEGYVHYPDGIGRSKVTAAVLDRLSGRSGTARNWRTVLALRDKLAA; this is encoded by the coding sequence GTGGCCGACGACGCGACGGTCCCCCCGGGCGAGCGCCTGCTCGTGCTGCTCCGCGCGGTCAACGTCGGCGGGACGTCGACGCTGCCGATGGCCGAGCTGCGCGCCGCGGCGACCGCCCTCGGGCACGCCGACGTCGCGACGCACCTGGCCACCGGCAACCTGCTGCTCACCCCGGCGGCGGGCTCCCCGGCGACCCTCGGCGGCCTCACCGCCCGGCTGACCGCCGACCTCGCCGACCGGGTGGGCCGCCCGCTCGCGCTCACGGTCCGCACCCGCGCGCAGGTCGAGGACGTCGTGGCGGCGAACCCGTACCCGGACGCCGCGGCCGACGACCCGTCTCACCTCGTCGTCGTGTTCCTGGACGGCCCCGCCGCGCAGGACGGGACCGCGGACCTGGGCCGGTACGGCCGCGAGCGGGCGACGTGGCGCGGCGCCGAGGGGTACGTGCACTACCCCGACGGGATCGGCCGCTCGAAGGTCACGGCCGCCGTCCTGGACCGCCTGTCCGGCCGCTCGGGCACCGCCCGGAACTGGCGCACCGTCCTGGCGCTGCGGGACAAGCTCGCGGCCTGA
- a CDS encoding DsbA family protein, producing MSDDRLVLGDPAAPVTVTEFGDLECPYCRSAEPVLRRLVEESGGGVRLVWRHFPLFQVHPHALIAALAAEAAAEQGRFWEMQRLLFAQQDRLTEPDLRAAGARLGLDPAAVAGPGAQRFADLVEADYVAGLGLGVRGTPTLFVGGEQYRGPLELAPLRAAVAAAA from the coding sequence ATGTCCGACGACCGCCTCGTCCTGGGCGACCCCGCCGCGCCCGTCACCGTCACCGAGTTCGGCGACCTGGAGTGCCCGTACTGCCGGTCCGCGGAGCCGGTGCTGCGCCGGCTGGTCGAGGAGTCCGGCGGCGGTGTGCGCCTGGTGTGGCGCCACTTCCCGCTGTTCCAGGTGCACCCGCACGCGCTGATCGCCGCGCTCGCCGCCGAGGCCGCGGCCGAGCAGGGGCGGTTCTGGGAGATGCAGCGGCTGCTGTTCGCGCAGCAGGACCGGCTGACCGAGCCCGACCTGCGGGCCGCGGGCGCGCGGCTGGGGCTGGACCCCGCGGCCGTCGCCGGGCCGGGCGCGCAGCGGTTCGCCGACCTGGTCGAGGCCGACTACGTCGCGGGGCTCGGGCTCGGCGTGCGGGGGACGCCGACGCTGTTCGTCGGTGGCGAGCAGTACCGCGGCCCGCTGGAGCTCGCCCCGCTGCGCGCCGCGGTCGCCGCGGCCGCCTGA
- a CDS encoding MarR family winged helix-turn-helix transcriptional regulator, producing MTVQTGHADQAVDVRAAAVAWEELFRAQVAIMRRLQRDPIWDRMTLREYDVLFTLSRAPGGLRLRDLAESSLLSQPSLSRMVERLEEAGWVRRDPAPGDGRGILVALTAEGEELQREVGRRHVQAIAHYVGGALDTDDLAELTRVAGALRAAQPGIADLARDDARHTGDR from the coding sequence GTGACGGTGCAGACGGGGCACGCGGACCAGGCGGTGGACGTCCGGGCCGCGGCGGTCGCGTGGGAGGAGCTGTTCCGCGCGCAGGTCGCGATCATGCGCCGGCTGCAGCGCGACCCGATCTGGGACCGGATGACGCTGCGCGAGTACGACGTGCTCTTCACGCTGTCCCGCGCCCCCGGCGGCCTGCGGCTGCGGGACCTCGCCGAGTCCAGCCTGCTGAGCCAGCCGAGCCTGAGCCGGATGGTCGAGCGGCTCGAGGAGGCCGGGTGGGTACGGCGCGACCCGGCCCCCGGCGACGGACGCGGGATCCTCGTGGCGCTGACCGCCGAGGGCGAGGAGCTGCAGCGCGAGGTCGGCCGCCGGCACGTGCAGGCCATCGCGCACTACGTCGGCGGGGCGCTCGACACCGACGACCTGGCCGAGCTCACGCGGGTCGCCGGGGCGCTGCGGGCCGCCCAGCCGGGCATCGCGGACCTCGCCCGCGATGACGCTCGTCACACCGGCGACCGCTGA
- a CDS encoding NYN domain-containing protein: protein MQNDGVRSTYVLVDGENIDATLGSSILNGRPTPEQRPRWERVLDFAERTWGQEPKGLFFLNATSGTLPMSFVQALLAIGYQPIPLAGEGKVVDIGIKRTLAALADRPGDVLLASHDGDFAPEVEALLGGDRRVGLLAFREFTSTSLAHLADRGLQAFDLESDVKAFNVTLPRLRIIPVDEFDPLRYL, encoded by the coding sequence ATGCAGAACGACGGCGTCCGCTCGACGTACGTGCTGGTCGACGGCGAGAACATCGACGCGACCCTCGGCTCCTCGATCCTCAACGGCCGGCCGACGCCGGAGCAGCGCCCGCGCTGGGAGCGGGTGCTGGACTTCGCGGAGCGGACCTGGGGCCAGGAGCCGAAGGGCCTGTTCTTCCTCAACGCCACCAGCGGCACCCTGCCGATGTCGTTCGTGCAGGCCCTGCTCGCCATCGGGTACCAGCCGATCCCCCTCGCCGGCGAGGGCAAGGTCGTCGACATCGGCATCAAGCGCACGCTCGCGGCGCTGGCCGACCGGCCCGGCGACGTGCTGCTCGCGTCCCACGACGGCGACTTCGCCCCCGAGGTCGAGGCGCTGCTCGGCGGCGACCGCCGCGTCGGCCTGCTGGCGTTCCGCGAGTTCACCAGCACCTCGCTGGCGCACCTGGCGGACCGCGGCCTGCAGGCGTTCGACCTCGAGTCGGACGTCAAGGCCTTCAACGTCACGCTCCCCCGGCTGCGGATCATCCCGGTCGACGAGTTCGACCCGCTGCGCTACCTGTGA
- a CDS encoding SDR family NAD(P)-dependent oxidoreductase, with protein sequence MTSSPRTAIVTGAGRGIGRGIALGLVRAGWDVALVGRSAEPLEAVAAQARAARDGALVVTEVADVVDRAAVSAAVARIADAFAARGGVGLLVNNAGVIERQEVDLVRDDPDDVWRVIETNVRGPLLLSHAVLPAMLERGGGYVVNINSGSGHRPSPVYTGYGISKGALARLTTMLDRQYADRGVLVLDVAPGVVVTDMTRSMPVHDDRSEWTPVEATVELVDAFGSGRLDALHGRFVRAGTDTAESLAGLAERIVAADARTLRLAPYGEDDPVA encoded by the coding sequence ATGACGAGCAGCCCGCGGACCGCGATCGTGACCGGAGCAGGACGAGGCATCGGGCGCGGGATCGCGCTCGGGCTGGTGCGCGCCGGGTGGGACGTCGCGCTGGTCGGGCGCAGCGCGGAGCCGCTCGAGGCGGTCGCCGCCCAGGCCCGGGCCGCCCGGGACGGGGCGCTCGTCGTCACCGAGGTCGCCGACGTCGTGGACCGCGCCGCGGTGAGCGCCGCCGTCGCGCGGATCGCGGACGCCTTCGCCGCGCGCGGGGGCGTCGGGCTGCTCGTGAACAACGCCGGGGTCATCGAGCGCCAGGAGGTCGACCTGGTCCGCGACGACCCGGACGACGTGTGGCGCGTCATCGAGACCAACGTGCGCGGGCCGCTGCTGCTCAGCCACGCCGTGCTGCCCGCGATGCTCGAGCGGGGCGGCGGCTACGTCGTGAACATCAACTCCGGCTCGGGTCACCGGCCGTCGCCGGTGTACACCGGGTACGGGATCAGCAAAGGCGCGCTCGCGCGGCTCACCACGATGCTCGACCGGCAGTACGCGGACCGGGGCGTGCTGGTGCTCGACGTCGCGCCCGGCGTCGTCGTCACCGACATGACCCGGTCGATGCCGGTGCACGACGACCGCTCCGAGTGGACGCCCGTCGAGGCGACGGTCGAGCTCGTGGACGCGTTCGGCTCCGGGCGGCTGGACGCGCTGCACGGGCGGTTCGTCCGCGCGGGCACCGACACCGCGGAGTCGCTGGCCGGGCTCGCGGAGCGCATCGTCGCCGCGGACGCGCGCACCCTGCGCCTGGCCCCGTACGGCGAGGACGACCCGGTCGCCTGA
- the mqo gene encoding malate dehydrogenase (quinone), protein MSSSAEPVDVVLVGGGIMSATLATLLSELEPTWRIEVVERLDAVAAESTDAWNNAGTGHAALCELNYTPERADGSIDIAKAVTINEQFALSLELWDHLRAAGRLPDDGFRSPVPHLTFVRGERDVDYLRRRHAALTAHPRFAHLRFTDDPGTIAEWAPLVMEQRHPDEPVAATRADDGLDVDFGALTRHLVADLQARGATVRLQHEVRRIRRRRDGTWRLHLVDRAWNASPRRTTLDARFVFIGAGGGALRLLQSSGIDEIKGYGGFPISGQFLRTTDPALVGRHRAKVYGKAAVGSPPMSVPHLDTRVVGGTPALLFGPYAGWSMKFLKHGTWMDLVRTIRPSNLVPLVAVALHNLDLLKYLVTEVLATREARMRTLRGFMPSARERSWEMITAGQRVQVIKRGRGGGVLEFGTELVTAADGSIAGLLGASPGASTAASAMLDLLRRCFPDRYAGWRPELERMMPSLAGPAGTAADADAPHADPDLGTRDPAEPGAADAGPADAGSAHADAADADAADPGPAATRPAGRRPSRPSPPRRRDTPVA, encoded by the coding sequence GTGTCCTCGAGTGCTGAGCCGGTCGACGTCGTCCTGGTCGGGGGCGGGATCATGTCCGCCACCCTGGCCACGCTGCTGTCGGAGCTCGAGCCGACCTGGCGGATCGAGGTCGTCGAGCGGCTGGACGCGGTCGCCGCGGAGAGCACCGACGCCTGGAACAACGCCGGGACCGGCCACGCCGCGCTCTGCGAGCTGAACTACACGCCCGAGCGCGCCGACGGCAGCATCGACATCGCCAAGGCCGTCACGATCAACGAGCAGTTCGCGCTGTCCCTCGAGCTGTGGGACCACCTGCGCGCCGCAGGCCGGCTGCCGGACGACGGGTTCCGCTCCCCCGTGCCGCACCTGACCTTCGTCCGCGGCGAGCGCGACGTCGACTACCTGCGCCGCCGGCACGCCGCGCTGACCGCGCACCCGCGGTTCGCGCACCTGCGGTTCACCGACGACCCGGGCACCATCGCCGAGTGGGCCCCGCTCGTCATGGAGCAGCGGCACCCGGACGAGCCCGTCGCCGCCACCCGCGCGGACGACGGCCTGGACGTGGACTTCGGCGCGCTGACCCGGCACCTGGTCGCCGACCTGCAGGCCCGGGGCGCGACCGTCCGGCTGCAGCACGAGGTCCGCCGGATCCGCCGCCGCCGGGACGGCACCTGGCGGCTGCACCTGGTCGACCGCGCCTGGAACGCCAGCCCGCGGCGGACCACCCTGGACGCCCGGTTCGTGTTCATCGGCGCGGGCGGCGGCGCGCTGCGGCTGCTGCAGTCCTCCGGCATCGACGAGATCAAGGGCTACGGCGGCTTCCCGATCAGCGGGCAGTTCCTCCGCACGACCGACCCGGCGCTGGTCGGCCGGCACCGGGCGAAGGTCTACGGCAAGGCCGCCGTCGGCTCCCCGCCGATGTCCGTGCCGCACCTGGACACGCGCGTCGTCGGCGGGACGCCCGCGCTGCTGTTCGGCCCGTACGCCGGGTGGAGCATGAAGTTCCTCAAGCACGGCACCTGGATGGACCTGGTCCGCACGATCCGGCCGTCGAACCTCGTGCCGCTCGTCGCGGTCGCCCTGCACAACCTCGACCTGCTCAAGTACCTGGTCACCGAGGTGCTGGCGACCCGCGAGGCCCGCATGCGGACGCTGCGCGGCTTCATGCCGTCCGCCCGCGAGCGGTCCTGGGAGATGATCACCGCCGGCCAGCGCGTGCAGGTCATCAAGCGCGGCAGGGGCGGTGGCGTGCTGGAGTTCGGCACCGAGCTCGTCACCGCCGCGGACGGGTCGATCGCTGGCCTGCTCGGCGCCTCCCCCGGCGCGTCGACCGCCGCCTCGGCGATGCTCGACCTGCTGCGCCGCTGCTTCCCGGACCGGTACGCCGGCTGGCGCCCGGAGCTCGAGCGGATGATGCCGAGCCTGGCCGGCCCCGCCGGGACGGCCGCCGACGCCGACGCCCCGCACGCCGACCCGGACCTCGGGACGCGGGACCCGGCGGAGCCCGGCGCGGCGGACGCGGGCCCGGCGGACGCGGGCTCGGCGCACGCGGACGCGGCGGACGCGGACGCGGCCGACCCCGGCCCGGCCGCCACCCGCCCGGCGGGCCGCCGCCCCTCGCGCCCCTCGCCGCCCCGCCGCCGGGACACCCCGGTCGCCTGA
- a CDS encoding NRAMP family divalent metal transporter, with protein MKRLLGVALGVLTAIGGFLDIGDLVTNAVVGSRFGMSLAWAVVVGVVGICLFAQMSGRVAAVSGRATFEIIRERLGPRVALANLSASFVINLLTLTAEVGGIALALQLASSVEPRLWVPVAALAVWLVIWRARFSVMENVTGLLGLCLVVFAVALFLLGPAWGALVDQAVAPHVPPGETAPTYWYYAIALFGAAMTPYEVFFFSSGAVEEGWTSKDLSQSRVNVLVGFPLGGLLSLAIAGCAAVVLLPQAIEVSSLSQIVLPVAEAGGKLALAVVIVGLVAATFGAALETTLSGGYTLAQYLGWSWGKFRRPAQAARFHVTMAVTLLIGVGVLMTGVDPVRLTEYSVVFSAVALPLTYLPILVVANDPEYMGDRVNGRLTNALGLVYLVLILAASLAAIPLMIVTGVGA; from the coding sequence ATGAAGCGGCTGCTCGGCGTCGCCCTCGGCGTGCTCACCGCGATCGGCGGGTTCCTCGACATCGGGGACCTGGTGACCAACGCGGTGGTCGGCTCCCGGTTCGGGATGTCGCTCGCCTGGGCCGTGGTGGTCGGCGTCGTCGGCATCTGCCTGTTCGCGCAGATGTCCGGCCGGGTCGCGGCGGTGAGCGGCCGGGCGACGTTCGAGATCATCCGCGAGCGCCTCGGTCCCCGGGTCGCGCTGGCCAACCTGTCCGCGTCGTTCGTCATCAACCTGCTGACGCTGACCGCGGAGGTCGGCGGCATCGCGCTCGCCCTGCAGCTGGCCAGCAGCGTGGAGCCGCGGCTGTGGGTCCCGGTCGCGGCGCTGGCGGTGTGGCTGGTGATCTGGCGGGCGCGGTTCTCGGTGATGGAGAACGTCACGGGGCTGCTCGGGCTGTGCCTGGTCGTGTTCGCGGTCGCGCTGTTCCTGCTCGGGCCGGCCTGGGGCGCGCTGGTCGACCAGGCCGTCGCCCCGCACGTGCCGCCGGGCGAGACCGCGCCGACGTACTGGTACTACGCGATCGCGCTGTTCGGCGCGGCGATGACGCCGTACGAGGTGTTCTTCTTCTCCTCCGGCGCCGTCGAGGAGGGCTGGACGTCGAAGGACCTGTCCCAGTCGCGGGTGAACGTGCTGGTCGGGTTCCCGCTCGGTGGCCTGCTGTCGCTCGCGATCGCCGGCTGCGCGGCCGTGGTGCTGCTGCCGCAGGCGATCGAGGTGTCCTCGCTGTCGCAGATCGTGCTGCCGGTGGCGGAGGCCGGCGGGAAGCTCGCGCTGGCGGTGGTGATCGTCGGCCTCGTGGCGGCGACGTTCGGAGCGGCGCTGGAGACCACGCTCTCCGGCGGGTACACGCTCGCGCAGTACCTCGGCTGGTCGTGGGGCAAGTTCCGCCGCCCCGCGCAGGCCGCCCGGTTCCACGTGACGATGGCGGTGACGCTGCTGATCGGCGTCGGGGTGCTGATGACCGGCGTCGACCCGGTCCGGCTCACCGAGTACTCGGTGGTGTTCTCCGCGGTGGCGCTGCCGCTGACGTACCTGCCGATCCTCGTGGTGGCGAACGACCCGGAGTACATGGGCGACCGGGTGAACGGCCGGCTGACGAACGCGCTCGGCCTGGTGTACCTGGTGCTGATCCTGGCGGCGTCGCTCGCGGCGATCCCGCTGATGATCGTGACGGGGGTGGGGGCATGA
- the nhaA gene encoding Na+/H+ antiporter NhaA translates to MATDAIDPTRSVPGPPLRLRLPSVSPSVRDFLATEAGSALFLLAATVIALVWANSPLADSYDALWSASAGFHVGPLGLDLDLHHWVNDAAMAVFFCVVGLEINREVTSGELRDRRTVAVPALGALGGLAVPALIYLAFNAGTGAAHGWGVVMSTDTAFLVGILALFGPACPDRLRLFLLTLAIVDDIGAITVMAVFYNDGVDLVALGIAGALVVTMLVLRWLRVWRLTPYALVGIALWFAVNASGVHATLAGVLVGLLLPSRAMPQRHVEQVPQWADGLVAEPTADREHLTELAARAAVPASERLQRMLHPWSAFVVVPVFGLANAGVRLDAEALRAAATSTVTIGVAVGLVLGNTLGITGAATLAIRTGLGRLPGRVRWGHLLGGAVLAGIGFTISLFIAELAFDGELREQAKIGILAGSLVAAVLGTVLLRILGDRLPLCSPDEDPPPGLPPRPWVAGS, encoded by the coding sequence GTGGCCACGGACGCCATCGACCCGACCCGTTCCGTGCCCGGCCCGCCGCTGCGCCTGCGGCTGCCGTCCGTGAGCCCGTCGGTGCGCGACTTCCTGGCGACCGAGGCCGGCAGCGCGCTGTTCCTGCTGGCGGCCACCGTGATCGCCCTGGTGTGGGCGAACTCGCCGCTGGCGGACTCCTACGACGCGCTGTGGTCGGCGTCCGCCGGGTTCCACGTCGGGCCGCTCGGGCTGGACCTCGACCTGCACCACTGGGTGAACGACGCGGCGATGGCGGTGTTCTTCTGCGTGGTGGGCCTGGAGATCAACCGGGAGGTCACCAGCGGCGAGCTGCGGGACCGGCGGACGGTGGCCGTGCCGGCGCTCGGGGCGCTCGGCGGGCTGGCGGTCCCCGCGCTGATCTACCTGGCGTTCAACGCGGGCACCGGGGCGGCGCACGGCTGGGGCGTCGTGATGTCGACGGACACGGCGTTCCTGGTCGGCATCCTCGCGCTGTTCGGCCCGGCGTGCCCGGACCGGCTGCGGCTGTTCCTGCTGACGCTGGCGATCGTGGACGACATCGGCGCGATCACGGTGATGGCGGTCTTCTACAACGACGGCGTGGACCTGGTCGCCCTCGGGATCGCCGGGGCGCTCGTGGTCACGATGCTCGTCCTGCGCTGGCTCCGGGTGTGGCGCCTCACCCCGTACGCCCTGGTCGGGATCGCGCTGTGGTTCGCGGTGAACGCCTCGGGCGTGCACGCGACGCTCGCCGGCGTGCTGGTCGGCCTGCTGCTCCCCTCGCGCGCCATGCCGCAGCGGCACGTCGAGCAGGTCCCGCAGTGGGCGGACGGGCTGGTCGCCGAGCCCACCGCCGACCGGGAGCACCTCACCGAGCTGGCCGCCCGGGCCGCGGTGCCCGCGAGCGAGCGCCTGCAGCGGATGCTGCACCCGTGGTCGGCGTTCGTCGTCGTGCCGGTGTTCGGCCTGGCCAACGCGGGCGTGCGGCTGGACGCCGAGGCGCTGCGCGCGGCCGCGACGTCGACGGTGACGATCGGGGTCGCGGTCGGCCTGGTGCTCGGCAACACCCTCGGCATCACCGGCGCCGCGACGCTGGCGATCCGGACGGGCCTGGGCCGGCTGCCCGGGCGGGTGCGCTGGGGCCACCTGCTCGGCGGCGCGGTGCTCGCGGGCATCGGGTTCACGATCTCGCTGTTCATCGCGGAGCTGGCCTTCGACGGCGAGCTCCGGGAGCAGGCGAAGATCGGCATCCTCGCCGGGTCGCTGGTCGCGGCGGTGCTCGGCACGGTGCTGCTGCGCATCCTCGGCGACCGCCTGCCGCTGTGCAGCCCCGACGAGGACCCACCGCCCGGCCTGCCGCCGCGCCCGTGGGTCGCCGGGTCCTGA
- a CDS encoding NAD-dependent epimerase/dehydratase family protein, with product MRVVVVGASGNVGTALLRRLRDDPTVTSLGGVVRRVPRGTPPAPYDTVDWHAVDIGEPGPDAPVVERLRRAFGGADAVVNLAWLIQPSHDRDQLRRVNVDGMRRVLGAVVDARVPHLVVASSVGAYSPSYTDEPRDEEWDTGGVRSSDYSMDKVAVERLLDEAELRYPTLAIARLRPALVFQHAAGHEIHRYFLGPFVPAGILDNRLPVLPWPAGFRLQAVHADDLADAYRETIVRQARGPYNIAGPGLVRAADVADLVSRGRWREMPHAPVRTALAAAWHARLAPVGPGWFDMGAGAPVLDTARAERSLGFRPRYTGVQALRQLVAGLVRGAGTASPPMRPR from the coding sequence GTGAGGGTCGTCGTCGTCGGGGCCAGCGGGAACGTCGGGACCGCGCTGCTGCGGCGGCTGCGGGACGACCCCACGGTCACCTCGCTCGGCGGCGTCGTGCGCCGGGTGCCGCGCGGCACCCCGCCCGCCCCGTACGACACGGTCGACTGGCACGCCGTCGACATCGGCGAGCCCGGGCCGGACGCGCCCGTGGTCGAGCGGCTGCGGCGGGCGTTCGGCGGCGCGGACGCCGTCGTGAACCTCGCCTGGCTCATCCAGCCCAGCCACGACCGCGACCAGCTGCGCCGGGTCAACGTCGACGGGATGCGCCGGGTGCTCGGCGCGGTCGTGGACGCCCGGGTGCCGCACCTCGTGGTCGCGTCCTCCGTGGGCGCCTACTCGCCGTCGTACACCGACGAGCCCCGGGACGAGGAGTGGGACACCGGCGGCGTGCGCTCGTCGGACTACAGCATGGACAAGGTCGCGGTGGAGCGGCTGCTCGACGAGGCCGAGCTGCGCTACCCGACCCTGGCGATCGCCCGGCTGCGGCCCGCGCTGGTGTTCCAGCACGCCGCGGGGCACGAGATCCACCGCTACTTCCTCGGCCCGTTCGTGCCGGCCGGGATCCTCGACAACCGGCTCCCCGTGCTGCCCTGGCCCGCCGGCTTCCGGCTCCAGGCGGTGCACGCCGACGACCTCGCCGACGCCTACCGGGAGACGATCGTCCGGCAGGCGCGCGGCCCGTACAACATCGCCGGTCCCGGGCTGGTCCGCGCCGCCGACGTCGCCGACCTGGTGTCCCGCGGCCGGTGGCGCGAGATGCCGCACGCGCCGGTCCGCACGGCGCTCGCGGCCGCCTGGCACGCGCGGCTCGCGCCGGTCGGGCCCGGGTGGTTCGACATGGGCGCGGGGGCGCCGGTGCTCGACACGGCGCGCGCCGAGCGGAGCCTGGGCTTCCGGCCGCGGTACACCGGGGTGCAGGCGCTGCGGCAGCTCGTCGCGGGGCTGGTGCGGGGCGCCGGCACGGCGAGTCCGCCCATGCGGCCGCGCTGA